AAAAGACAGCTCCATGCTGCCGTTTGGCCTTGGGAAATAGGCGAGGAGAAAGACGGGGAGAGGCGTCTTTTTAATTCCTGGGTCCTGCAGGGCTTGTGGTGAGAGCatcagagagatagagacaagAGAAAGCGAGTGAGCAGAGCTTCCTCCAGcccaggaaggaaggaagagttTCCGCTAGCGTCTGACTTGCAAGAATGTTGCATTTGTGGCAGGGTTtcgctcctttttttttttttttggcaggcTGTCTGTGACCAGctgtctccttttcctcctctttctccgtTCCTCTGTCGCTTCACGTGTCTCCCTTCCAGCCCAGTTTGTTTGGATTCTGCTGGGCTACAGCCACTGCAGATGAATTCAGAAACTGATTGGTTTGTCGGATACGGTACATATCGTCCAGCTGTCTTTCATTCCAGTCCAATATTTTCCCATAAATTTCAGCATAAACATACCAAGGTGGAGGAGTCTGGTAAATTGGGCCTGGGAGTCAGTCAGTCTCTCTGGCCCCCCCTTGGTTGGCTGTCCGGTTAGTTTGAGGCAGATCTGCCCTCCGCACTCCAGCCGGTCCTTTCCTACGAAGGGGTTTTGGCCTCGTATCTTCCCACCACCGTGGAGCCGTTACCGTTTTCCTGCTTGGGGGAGGAGCACCCTGGGGTGGGTCCGCTGTAAggagaggagctgctgctggtggacGTGGGTCTGTGGggcagggacagagagaggggcagGGGGGTGTCAGATGGTGTGGTCAGGGAGTCCCGATCCCGCTCTGGGGGGCGCAGTACGGCAGAAGGCGGAAACGGGAACGTCAGCGGGAATCCAGTCATGTAGAAAAGTCTGCCAACACGCCGTGCCACCTgaggagacgagaggagacCATATGACTGTCAGTAGAGCCTGTTGAGTATAATGGATTAATgctgtttactgtattttaaacagagagagaagagagaggctGCACTCTTTGGGGCTGGCTAGTTTAAGGGAATCATCTATGCTACGCTAGCAATTTGTCTTGGGCCTATGGACGGAAACACATTCAATCGCACACAAgttcacacaatcacacacgcaggtctgtggtgtgtgtgtacctgtgagCGGATCTTGAGCGCAGGCCCCAGCTTTAGTCCCATGGTGTTGAGCAGGTGCTCCTCAGTGAGCAACGGTAATGTCTCTCCATCAATGGCCTGCTCCCGAAACACCTGGCAGAGACACAGCCGCTTCAGCCACAGCCCCGACACACACTCAACGCACAGACctacacattcattcacacaacCTACAAAACAGCTCTATTCCAAAATGTTACATACCAATTttgagaggggaaaaaaatagctTAAGACTAtcattcaacatttttacaatataGATAATTCAGTTGTGGAGAAAATGTTGTCTAATAGGGTCTTAAGCAACATATCTGGATGGGTTCAGATTGTCTCTTAATACAATATTCACATGCCAATATGTACATTGAGAGTGTTATTGGTCACTggaatcattcctcctgtccataccgGCCATAAAGAAATTTCTTCATAGTGTGACTCCAATATAAGAGATGAGGGGGACAAATTCCAGTCTTGCTCCATGCAAAAATTATTTCTAAAGTTCATTCTGAAGCTAGTAACAGGGAATTTCATATTAAGTATTTTAGAAGCTGATTTAGCTGACTCAGACAGTTGACACTttatattagcttcagctgaactttacaaATCATTTCTGCATGGAACAATGACTAGGGATTTTGccgccccccccccaaatctcTTACATTGGCGTTAGGAAGGAATCACTTCACACCACAGCCAGAATGACTACAGCGACAAATAACTCTTTTTAAACATACATATCGTcaatttttaaatagtttgcCATGTTCTATTTTGTTAAAGATGGATAGAATTGGTTCACTTTTCACAAATGCTGGATATTTCATTTTGGAACAGTATATGgctatacacacaaatacacatttcattcacacaagCTACAGGTGTACACCTACATGCACTGCTAACTCAACCTCATTCACACAAAGCCCACAAATATAGCTGCAGTTGTGAACATGACCATTCATGCATCCGCACACATTCACTGCTTCTACCTATATGTAATGAGATGCCCTTGAAAATACTATGGTAGTgttgcagtatgttttatatctTGGTCACTATTCTTCTTCTATGGTTAGTAGTCAGCCTGCCCCTGGCCTCcatttcctcccctctctctctctctctctctttccctatGTCCTCACCTGTGTGTATTCAGCACATCCAGCCAGGTTGCTTATGAAGCCACACACGTCCTCCACGCTCCACTTGCTGATGTCCTCCACAGGGTTTGCTGTGGCTGAGTCCTCCCCATCCATGAAAAGACCTCCCATAGAGCCTGAAAGACCAGCAGTGGGTGAAAATGATGTGTCAATATAAACAGTCGGTACAAAGTTGATATTAAGGCTGAAGATGTTGcagctgttttatgttttttagtgATGCAAAACCTGAAAAATGCAAGCTTAGAGACACCTCGTAGACGCGTAAACATATGTTAGAAAAATGTTGACAGtaaattttcttttgttctgttaaGTTTAGTAATCATGACTTTGAGAAGAAAaccttttaatttaacaaataaatgaGATTGTCAGGTGGAATTGGGTCAGTAATCTAAGttgtaacaattattttcattattagttAATCTGTGGATTATGTTTAGTTTGTAGTTTAGTAttgtataaaatgttagaaaacaattaaaaatgcccatcagaatttctgagtttttttagcttccaaaacccaaagatattcaatgtacaatgatataaaacagaaaagctgtgAATTAATGAACGTTTGGTACTATTGCTTCATAAATCACTTATAACTATTAATTtataatcaaaattgttgtgGAATAACTTTGTGATTTATGGATAATTCAACAAATAGTTTCAGCTATACTGACTAGATTTCAATCTTCTGTCGTCCACAtatggacgtgtgtgtgtgtgtgtgtgtgtgtgtgtgtgtgtgtgtgtgtgtgtgtgtgtgtgtgtgtgtgtgcagtatgtatgtgaacaaacaaccccctcctccctcctttctgcCCACGTGGCTGTGCTGGTGGTGTGCATGAGGGTCACACAGGGGTCAGAGGCAGAGCCCCTAACAGGGAGAGGTCTCCACACTGGAGACACGCACACAGAGAGTGACGCTAATGGGTTTCACGTGTCAGCTTTCAGccttatgtgtgtttgtgtgtgtctcagtctcTCACCCGTGTGAAAGTAGGGGCTGGCGTAGGGAAATCCAAAGGGCAACGACTGTGCGTGAAGAGCAGGCAGTGGTGGCATGAACCCAGGTGGCAGGTGGTACTTGACCTCAGCCTTGCCCAGTCCAGGGGTGAAGAGGTGGCGACTGGGTGACTCTGTACCTGCTGAACTACAAGGGGCACTCAGCCTGCCTGAGCTCTCTCCAATCTCCTTGGCACTGTTACACACTCCCTTGCTGCCAGTCTCTTTACCcccgtctctctccctgtccctTGGTTTACTGCTGGACTTGGCACTGACACTGTCCTGCCTCTCCTCACAcatctctgtctcactgtcagaGTCCTTCATCTCCTCATCTTGcatctccctgtctccctcccttcctctgtcctctctttctcctgtgtgaTCCCCAGCACGGAGCTGTGTATGGGGGCCCCTGCGGGGGGCCTTCCTGGATTCAGCATCTGGCCCAGCAGTGGAGCTCTGTGCCTGGGTGTCTTTGGGTGTGGAGGGTGCCCCTGGTTGTTGCTGGTGGTGGTTGAGGGTTAGGAGGGGTGTGGCAGCCCCATGGCGAAGCACCAGCATTGCATTTGAGCGGCGGGCCAGTTCCTCACGGAGCGGATGGCCCTCTGGGATGTCATGGAGGCTCCGCAGGGCTGGATGGTCAGGGGGAAGGCCAGGAGGTAGAGCCCCCAGTGGGTCAGAGCCCAGaagacgctgctgctgctgtctctgaTGGAGACTTTCtaactctttctgtctcagcaGCTCTGCCGACATCTCAAGTCTGAGGCAGTGAAACACACAGGGACTTTAATGTACAggtcaaatgtttaaaatttttacagtatttcacattACAACACTGCTTGCATGGGTGTATATTAAAAACATGactgtccaaaaaaaaaaagtcccacCTTGAAGCTACTCTTAACTTTTAGCTGTTATTATTTACCATTATGCATGGTTGCCATAATGACACTATtattacatactgtaacattacaacacacacaaacctggcCAGATTCTGCTTCCTCAACATCTCCTGTTGCCGGGCAAAGATCTCAGCTTGTGCTGGTTGAAGGAAACCATAACCTGTGATAGAAACAGCAAGAAAATACACACCTGTAAGCATGTAAACTCCCAAATGTTAGAAACAGTGGGGGAATAATGCAAATCTATGAGAAAACATGTTAAAGTGACCTAAGTTACAAAAAGATACTCTGCAAGAAAACAATTCTTGCCTTGTCTGTTTACTGCAAAACATTCTTTGAAAGGTAATATCCTGCAACTATCATACGTttatgaaattttaaaatatataatttaatccTCTGGTTTGATACAGGACACGGAACATTTCCTTCGTATCAGTGCAAATGTTTCTTTACTAATATATGTGCCTGCCAAGCATACTACATGCATACCCATTGGTGCTATGCATTACTATTAACCATTTAACCTTAGCATAATTGATGACTCACCAGGGGCCTGGCAAAGAGCTGAGGGCATGCCCAGGAAAGGAGGCCGAAGGTGAGGTCCTAAGGCGATGTGAGGGGCAGTTGGAGGGGACAGTAGGGGTGGAGGGTGGGACAGTTCTCTGTGGACACAAATATGAAAAAGACATTAAGTTCAATTTGGATTTCACTAGAtactttaaaatgacaaaagcatTAAGCGCGGAGGGATGTATGAGTTCCTATGTTTAAAAGACTGGTTtgaatcattttgtgtttttcctctggTCTCAGTACGTCTTaactctgtctttgtgtgtgtgtgtgcatgctgccACACCAATGTATGCTGTGTATTTTTATCAGTGGAGCTCCAGAGGCCCCCTTGTCGCCCCAGTGCCTCATCAGTCTTGTCACGCCGCAGCAAGCGCCGCTGGCCATTGCTGTACCCTGGACTGCAGCCTTTCCTTCCCCTGCCGCCTCACACATAGACACACGAtatatacacagaaacacacacacataatgaggGCTGAATGCACAATGCCAGTGTGTCATGCTCCGACAGCTGGGGCGGCCTCTACGTCTTGACCGGGGCCACGGGCTGAAGGACCTTCTAATTAACACtcatccctcctctcttctctcccttttttacGCCCTTCTCCCTGTCCCCCTCCCTCTCTAGGCTGCATTGAAACCGGTGAAAAGATGGAGCGTCCTGCAACCTCTGCTTCTGAAAAGGCCTCTCCATTATTGGCTTCATCTTTTGTCCTCCTTGAGGGGGAAAGGCGCCTCTCACctttcttactctctctctggctcttgTTCTGTCTTACCCATCTTTTTTCTGGTCTTTACTCTTGTCTCTCTACTTCTCTATGACCTCACTCACTTGTTcactcctttcttttctttcacttctctctatgtatttttctctcccctcttcaTCACTCCGTCTCTTTACCCCAGCCTTGTCTTGCCTCTgtatttctttcagtttttctcacGTCTTTTTTTCACTGTAATCCTTTCTCTCATTCGatccctttctctgtttttctctgagtTTCGTGCACATCTTCATGGGTACAGGGACATGGTTATGAAGACGCAAATAAAAAGCTGTCAGAAGAGTGCGGCATCTGCACCTTGACCCTTTGAAAGTAAAAGTGTGTGAGGGTTCGAGCCTGGAGTGGATGATGATGCTCTCTGCCCATACAGCGTCTCAGACCACCGCTGTTTCCAGAGCTCAATCTCTAGCTTCCTACCCAtacctctcctcttccctctcttgtCTCTCGTTTCTCTACTCCTGAGCTGCTGCTATCACACCAATCGGAGTTCAGCTGTGTGTGACTGCCGCTGCACAAAAGCATACATGGGAAACAATctgaggaaaacaacaaaatcaaaaccaacACTGGGACGCATGCAACCGCAAATATTGTTTTGCAAACGTGTTCAAATTAGCTAGCGCCTGCATGTCTCCTGCCTCACTAAACGGtgagggaaaaggagagagaggaactGCAAGGAGGGAGGGCATGCATACAAGAACAGGGAGATGAGATTGGGGGGTTGGAGCCAGCACAGagaaggtggtggtggtgggggtgaaAACCATTCATCGATCGCCTCCGCCGCTGAAATGTTAATGCTAATCGTATAACCGCTCTCTCCGGCGGTGCCTCGCACTCCAGTGGCAGCTCCAATTAATCTTGGGTGAGGGCTGCGGCGTGTGACCCCGGAGCCGCGAGCCGGGGCCCCGCTAGCCGCTGCTTATGTAATTACACCGCCCAGTGTGTAATCACCTGGCCTAATCCCTCAGGGCTAGCAATTAGCCTTGCGACGCACAGTTCCACTAGGCTACACTAAGGCGCCCGCAAAACTCCCATCCACCCCAATCATGGCTCCCGCATGCCAAACTCCCATCACCCCCCTGTCTGatattccctctctttcttccctctccttGCACCGCCTACCCTTGCCTAACGTTAGCCCGCAGATGAATAACGGTCAATTAAAGCTGCATGACTGGGGCTGCCAGGCGTCTGCGCCACCATAATTAGGCCTAATCACGGGGagtgagagactgagagagagagagagagagaaggagtgtgtgtctgactctcccttcctccatctcttcctccttttaTAGGAGGCAATTTTAAGGGAGGAGTGGCAGACATTAGTCGTTTTTCTCTAgggctgtgtatgtgtgtgtgtacatgtttgtctgtctgtgtgtgagtggttTTCTTTTAGCCCTATCTGTGCATTTTGTTGGCAAACCACTAACATGCTATAAAAAGCAGAGGCAAAAACACTCACCTAGTTTTTGCATGAGACTGAAAATAGGCAGATTCACAAATGTAAGGTGGGCTCATAATCAAGCAAAACTATATCACTGGATgcacgctctctctctgtgtgtgtgtgtttctctctgcctgcaGTGAGGCCAGGGGCTCCTGGAGAATTCACTGGTGTGTGACGACCTGTCAGAGTGGCGACAGCAGTCCCATCCCGCAGCAGcccaggcagtgtgtgtgtgtgtgtgtatgtgcatctatgtaagtgtgtgtgtccggGTGTGcgtgtaggggtgtgtgtgtccgGGTGTGcgtgtaggggtgtgtgtgacAGGGCTGCCCTTAATGACGGGAGCGTGGGGGGATTAGGAGCGCCGCGCGGCCGCCCTCGGCTCCTTCTCCGCAGGAACACATTTACACAGGAAgctcattaaaatgtatgaGGCTCACTCTCTCGCCCTCTATCTCGCTCACTCCCCCCATCTCACACGGTCTCGATCTCCTCACTCTCTATTTTggttcctctctctccatcacttcGTCCTCTCGCcatctcctcttttcttcttttgcttcCCTCTCTTCATCCCCATTTTAAGCTCCCATGTTttccacttcctctctctctctctccctgctatTCTCCATCCCTCCCCTATTTGCCTTGCAGATGCTTGGTGAGCTTAGTGCCATTTAAGGCCAGACAAATGGAGCGCCAGGCTCTAAGCCCATCGAGCGGCCctaatgatttgtttttaacaatggGCCCTAATGGGCCCCAGATAATCAATGATGAGGGGTCGATGGAAAGGTGAGCCATGGAGAGAGTtagtgagagggagagattcTGTCGCTTACTCACATTCTGTGCCTCTGGTTTTTGCTTTTACTCACCAATTATctctattttaattttcttttcactttccaCTCTCAGGTCTCTTCTtaattttctccctctcttttttttgcaAGTTCTGTATATTTCATGGGGGGTGGGTACAGTCAGTACACTACACACATGTACACTACATACTTTTGGCTATGTGGACATTACACCCGCCAAAACCAATGggcattaatatgctgctatatcagcctccactcttctgggaaggaATTCCACAAAACCTGggtgcagggatttgctcccattcagccacaagagcattaatGAGGTTTGGCTCTGATGTTGGGCAATAAGGCCTGGCATATAGTCTGCAATTCTGCAAttcagttcatcccaaaggtggtGGATGGGGTCAGGGCTCTGTggaggccagtcaagttctttcacaccaaactgggaaatcCATTTATTTATGGACCCCACATAAGGAGGGCCTTCCTGTTGCCagaaagttggaagcacacaaTTGTCTAAAAAATTATTATATGCtctagcattaagatttcccttaatAGGAAGTAAGAGGCCTAGcccaaaaaatttaaaaaagcccCAGAGCAAAAGAACACAAATGTATATGTCCATATACGTTTGGCACTATAGTGAATGTGCATGAGTATGTACAGGTGCAACATTATACAGGTTTTGCATCACACtgtctttttcccttttcttcttgcATTCTCTTATTTAGACAATGGTGCGAGTGATAGAAAGGGCACTTCAACATATTTTCCTCATTGAcccctcttttttttattcacatatTGGGAGTGAAAGGGTTAAAGATGAGGCAGGGGGAGGTAGAGTGGGATGAAGTGAAGTAGAgatggaggaagggagggggagGCCTAGTTAACTCTCCCCGGTCCTGTGTGGCTAATTACTCTGTGTGCTGTCGGAGAACAGCCGTGGCTCACTGACTACATTCACACTGCACTACTGGCCCctctctctatcacacacacacacacaacacacacacacacacacaaattagcagacatattcacacaaacaaacccaaatTCAATCCGCATAgatgaacacacatgcagactgCCAACTtgcttcaacacacacacacacacaatatatacacCCCCACAGCCTCCCAGAGCTGCACCACACAGCGCCTGGCCGCTCTGC
This sequence is a window from Siniperca chuatsi isolate FFG_IHB_CAS linkage group LG10, ASM2008510v1, whole genome shotgun sequence. Protein-coding genes within it:
- the samd11 gene encoding sterile alpha motif domain-containing protein 11 isoform X1; translation: MWEVGAVRLAESAAAAASCELLNGNLSGNFTRPLSHGDTGALRKTKRRVSKSGSAQLTDGEDAQVGSGEQLFTCYRRSAPTNMPAIKKERLDGDDMALTAFNQSEYLAPLNATAIPVVTPHPPPYDHIFAHHRAYLGLHDSALHHQHLHHHTDDLMLERFSSIPDFQPFFDNGEPCIEVECGENKALLYINKLCQGSKGPSIKYRGEWLTPNEFQFVSGRETAKDWKRSIRHKGKSLKTLMSKGILQVHPPICDCPGCRISSPVNRGRLAEKRTIPLPPNRVPKKELASIFSSDDSEGSERASGDHAHIKQEDELHYSIMRKSRDSDLSTIISNLHHTRQHGMPEGQSASDHNTSTGHTDDRLGKRRSFSPNSSSECPSDSKKSRSVSPKENSQSPVVEAGGSHGHMSPEEHYRRMMSALSEQGSYEEQQQRLYQLASSMGLPGHDMLRARQEALAAVVRNPAALEAHLPSTGSSSSSSQRRKQGLPQHRDAHYTDRELSHPPPLLSPPTAPHIALGPHLRPPFLGMPSALCQAPGYGFLQPAQAEIFARQQEMLRKQNLARLEMSAELLRQKELESLHQRQQQQRLLGSDPLGALPPGLPPDHPALRSLHDIPEGHPLREELARRSNAMLVLRHGAATPLLTLNHHQQQPGAPSTPKDTQAQSSTAGPDAESRKAPRRGPHTQLRAGDHTGEREDRGREGDREMQDEEMKDSDSETEMCEERQDSVSAKSSSKPRDRERDGGKETGSKGVCNSAKEIGESSGRLSAPCSSAGTESPSRHLFTPGLGKAEVKYHLPPGFMPPLPALHAQSLPFGFPYASPYFHTGSMGGLFMDGEDSATANPVEDISKWSVEDVCGFISNLAGCAEYTQVFREQAIDGETLPLLTEEHLLNTMGLKLGPALKIRSQVARRVGRLFYMTGFPLTFPFPPSAVLRPPERDRDSLTTPSDTPLPLSLSLPHRPTSTSSSSSPYSGPTPGCSSPKQENGNGSTVVGRYEAKTPS
- the samd11 gene encoding sterile alpha motif domain-containing protein 11 isoform X4 — its product is MSKGILQVHPPICDCPGCRISSPVNRGRLAEKRTIPLPPNRVPKKELASIFSSDDSEGSERASGDHAHIKQEDELHYSIMRKSRDSDLSTIISNLHHTRQHGMPEGQSASDHNTSTGHTDDRLGKRRSFSPNSSSECPSDSKKSRSVSPKENSQSPVVEAGGSHGHMSPEEHYRRMMSALSEQGSYEEQQQRLYQLASSMGLPGHDMLRARQEALAAVVRNPAALEAHLPSTGSSSSSSQRRKQGLPQHRDAHYTDRELSHPPPLLSPPTAPHIALGPHLRPPFLGMPSALCQAPGYGFLQPAQAEIFARQQEMLRKQNLARLEMSAELLRQKELESLHQRQQQQRLLGSDPLGALPPGLPPDHPALRSLHDIPEGHPLREELARRSNAMLVLRHGAATPLLTLNHHQQQPGAPSTPKDTQAQSSTAGPDAESRKAPRRGPHTQLRAGDHTGEREDRGREGDREMQDEEMKDSDSETEMCEERQDSVSAKSSSKPRDRERDGGKETGSKGVCNSAKEIGESSGRLSAPCSSAGTESPSRHLFTPGLGKAEVKYHLPPGFMPPLPALHAQSLPFGFPYASPYFHTGSMGGLFMDGEDSATANPVEDISKWSVEDVCGFISNLAGCAEYTQVFREQAIDGETLPLLTEEHLLNTMGLKLGPALKIRSQVARRVGRLFYMTGFPLTFPFPPSAVLRPPERDRDSLTTPSDTPLPLSLSLPHRPTSTSSSSSPYSGPTPGCSSPKQENGNGSTVVGRYEAKTPS
- the samd11 gene encoding sterile alpha motif domain-containing protein 11 isoform X3 — translated: MQGKSLKTLMSKGILQVHPPICDCPGCRISSPVNRGRLAEKRTIPLPPNRVPKKELASIFSSDDSEGSERASGDHAHIKQEDELHYSIMRKSRDSDLSTIISNLHHTRQHGMPEGQSASDHNTSTGHTDDRLGKRRSFSPNSSSECPSDSKKSRSVSPKENSQSPVVEAGGSHGHMSPEEHYRRMMSALSEQGSYEEQQQRLYQLASSMGLPGHDMLRARQEALAAVVRNPAALEAHLPSTGSSSSSSQRRKQGLPQHRDAHYTDRELSHPPPLLSPPTAPHIALGPHLRPPFLGMPSALCQAPGYGFLQPAQAEIFARQQEMLRKQNLARLEMSAELLRQKELESLHQRQQQQRLLGSDPLGALPPGLPPDHPALRSLHDIPEGHPLREELARRSNAMLVLRHGAATPLLTLNHHQQQPGAPSTPKDTQAQSSTAGPDAESRKAPRRGPHTQLRAGDHTGEREDRGREGDREMQDEEMKDSDSETEMCEERQDSVSAKSSSKPRDRERDGGKETGSKGVCNSAKEIGESSGRLSAPCSSAGTESPSRHLFTPGLGKAEVKYHLPPGFMPPLPALHAQSLPFGFPYASPYFHTGSMGGLFMDGEDSATANPVEDISKWSVEDVCGFISNLAGCAEYTQVFREQAIDGETLPLLTEEHLLNTMGLKLGPALKIRSQVARRVGRLFYMTGFPLTFPFPPSAVLRPPERDRDSLTTPSDTPLPLSLSLPHRPTSTSSSSSPYSGPTPGCSSPKQENGNGSTVVGRYEAKTPS